From a region of the Zingiber officinale cultivar Zhangliang chromosome 4B, Zo_v1.1, whole genome shotgun sequence genome:
- the LOC121978672 gene encoding transcription factor MYB1-like: MGRKPSSSNEGMINRGAWTPQEDKVLVSYISTYGVGKWESLPKRAGLKRSGKSCRLRWLNYLRPDIKRGNISDDEEALIIRLHKLLGNRWSLIARRLPGRTDNEIKNYWNTTLVKKLQGELPQFNKLYRTISTGTESNSSGTATKSILQGKATVASLPTDADSNTARAFCGLDAPLMLPLLAVPEGYSGSAMDMLAVSWPLDSGAWEEPNIVGIEIEEFGYGSQRGDGIKNCQDLEDMMASEGATNGTWEENDDLPSFCLVS; the protein is encoded by the exons ATGGGGAGGAAGCCTAGCTCTTCGAATGAGGGGATGATCAATAGAGGAGCATGGACTCCTCAAGAAGACAAGGTGCTTGTTTCCTACATATCGACTTACGGGGTGGGCAAATGGGAGTCTCTCCCCAAACGAGCCG GGCTTAAGCGTTCCGGGAAGAGCTGCAGACTCCGATGGCTCAACTACCTGCGGCCGGACATCAAGAGGGGGAACATCTCCGACGACGAGGAGGCCTTGATCATCAGACTCCACAAGCTACTTGGAAACAG GTGGTCTCTGATTGCAAGGCGATTGCCCGGGcgaaccgacaacgagatcaagAACTACTGGAACACGACCTTGGTGAAGAAGCTACAAGGTGAACTGCCTCAATTCAACAAGCTGTATCGCACAATTTCAACTGGAACCGAATCAAATTCTAGCGGCACAGCGACCAAGTCAATACTACAAGGAAAGGCCACTGTTGCATCTCTGCCGACTGATGCTGACTCCAACACGGCTCGAGCCTTTTGTGGTCTGGATGCTCCTCTGATGCTGCCATTGTTGGCCGTCCCAGAAGGCTACTCTGGTTCTGCCATGGACATGCTTGCAGTGTCATGGCCTTTGGATTCAGGTGCTTGGGAAGAGCCAAACATCGTCGGCATTGAGATCGAAGAGTTTGGATACGGATCGCAGAGAGGTGACGGCATCAAGAACTGTCAGGATCTTGAAGACATGATGGCTAGTGAAGGAGCAACAAACGGCACTTGGGAGGAAAATGATGATCTTCCCAGCTTCTGCTTAGTGTCGTAG
- the LOC121976672 gene encoding protein ELF4-LIKE 3-like gives MLEMDTLVIGNGSQIEGKLLDPLQRNFLQVQSILDQNRLLINEINQNHESRIPDNLSRNVGLIRELNDNIRRIVDLYGNLSVSFTDSKDADSDAKRGHKRNRPA, from the coding sequence aTGTTGGAGATGGATACCTTGGTCATCGGCAATGGAAGTCAAATCGAGGGCAAACTCTTGGATCCCTTGCAAAGGAACTTCCTCCAGGTGCAGAGCATTCTGGACCAGAACAGGCTCCTGATCAACGAGATCAACCAGAACCACGAGTCCAGAATCCCCGACAACCTCAGCCGCAACGTCGGCCTCATCCGAGAGCTCAACGACAACATCCGCCGCATCGTCGATCTCTACGGCAACCTCTCCGTCTCATTCACCGACTCCAAGGACGCAGACTCTGATGCAAAGCGCGGCCACAAGAGGAACAGACCGGCGTAA
- the LOC121976669 gene encoding uncharacterized protein At2g37660, chloroplastic-like isoform X1: protein MAVAHRLCSTSPAPRLLLDLSSSQSFYSRTPSFQRKTPRPAPLACRCSKKKEANFADQLLDYIEGGPKLRKWYGAPDLLPKDGDLEDDDESSEIEETRDAVLVTDGESEIGQMVILSLILKRLRIKAIVKDKRAAADAFGTYVESLVGDLNDKTFLTKTLRGVRSIICASDTLFILQDGFFSDIARTKGVNHIVLLSQLAYYKGSGGFQAIMNSKARELADRDEKAVITAGVPYTIIRTGLLQSAPSGDQSFSFSKGDAAKGSLSKEDAAVICVEALESPPEEGLIFEVVNGPERVTDWKVKFAALIEGTVVSQ from the exons ATGGCGGTCGCTCATCGTCTCTGCTCGACGTCACCCGCACCTCGTCTCCTCCTTGATCTCTCATCATCTCAATCGTTTTATTCCCGTACGCCCTCCTTCCAGAGGAAAACGCCTCGGCCGGCTCCGCTGGCGTGCCGCTGCTCCAAGAAGAAAGAAGCCAACTTCGCCGATCAGCTCCTCGACTACATAGAAG GCGGGCCTAAGTTGAGGAAGTGGTATGGAGCGCCTGATTTGCTTCCTAAGGATGGTGATCTGGAGGATGATGATGAATCTTCAG AGATCGAAGAAACACGCGATGCTGTGCTGGTCACTGATGGTGAAAGCGAAATTGGTCAA ATGGTAATCCTTTCATTGATTCTTAAGCGCCTCCGGATAAAAGCAATAGTTAAGGATAAACGAGCTGCTGCTGATGCCTTTGGAACTTATGTTGAG TCATTGGTTGGAGATCTGAATGACAAGACCTTTCTCACAAAGACTCTCAGAGGTGTTCGTTCGATCATTTGTGCATCAGAT ACTCTCTTTATCTTGCAGGATGGCTTTTTCTCGGACATAGCTCGAACAAAAGGTGTAAACCACATTGTTCTTCTATCTCAG TTGGCGTATTATAAAGGAAGTGGCGGATTTCAAGCGATTATGAATAGCAAAGCCAGAGAGCTGGCGGATAGAGATGAAAAGGCTGTGATAACGGCTGGTGTTCCATACACAATAATAAGAACTGGCTTGCTGCAGAGTGCTCCTAGTGGCGATCAAAGTTTCAGCTTCAGCAAG GGTGATGCAGCAAAGGGAAGTCTGAGTAAAGAGGATGCAGCAGTTATTTGTGTGGAGGCACTTGAGTCGCCACCAGAGGAAGGCCTAATATTTGAA GTGGTAAATGGGCCAGAAAGGGTTACAGACTGGAAGGTGAAATTTGCTGCCCTTATTGAAGGCACTGTAGTATCACAATGA
- the LOC121976669 gene encoding uncharacterized protein At2g37660, chloroplastic-like isoform X2: protein MAVAHRLCSTSPAPRLLLDLSSSQSFYSRTPSFQRKTPRPAPLACRCSKKKEANFADQLLDYIEGGPKLRKWYGAPDLLPKDGDLEDDDESSEIEETRDAVLVTDGESEIGQMVILSLILKRLRIKAIVKDKRAAADAFGTYVESLVGDLNDKTFLTKTLRGVRSIICASDDGFFSDIARTKGVNHIVLLSQLAYYKGSGGFQAIMNSKARELADRDEKAVITAGVPYTIIRTGLLQSAPSGDQSFSFSKGDAAKGSLSKEDAAVICVEALESPPEEGLIFEVVNGPERVTDWKVKFAALIEGTVVSQ from the exons ATGGCGGTCGCTCATCGTCTCTGCTCGACGTCACCCGCACCTCGTCTCCTCCTTGATCTCTCATCATCTCAATCGTTTTATTCCCGTACGCCCTCCTTCCAGAGGAAAACGCCTCGGCCGGCTCCGCTGGCGTGCCGCTGCTCCAAGAAGAAAGAAGCCAACTTCGCCGATCAGCTCCTCGACTACATAGAAG GCGGGCCTAAGTTGAGGAAGTGGTATGGAGCGCCTGATTTGCTTCCTAAGGATGGTGATCTGGAGGATGATGATGAATCTTCAG AGATCGAAGAAACACGCGATGCTGTGCTGGTCACTGATGGTGAAAGCGAAATTGGTCAA ATGGTAATCCTTTCATTGATTCTTAAGCGCCTCCGGATAAAAGCAATAGTTAAGGATAAACGAGCTGCTGCTGATGCCTTTGGAACTTATGTTGAG TCATTGGTTGGAGATCTGAATGACAAGACCTTTCTCACAAAGACTCTCAGAGGTGTTCGTTCGATCATTTGTGCATCAGAT GATGGCTTTTTCTCGGACATAGCTCGAACAAAAGGTGTAAACCACATTGTTCTTCTATCTCAG TTGGCGTATTATAAAGGAAGTGGCGGATTTCAAGCGATTATGAATAGCAAAGCCAGAGAGCTGGCGGATAGAGATGAAAAGGCTGTGATAACGGCTGGTGTTCCATACACAATAATAAGAACTGGCTTGCTGCAGAGTGCTCCTAGTGGCGATCAAAGTTTCAGCTTCAGCAAG GGTGATGCAGCAAAGGGAAGTCTGAGTAAAGAGGATGCAGCAGTTATTTGTGTGGAGGCACTTGAGTCGCCACCAGAGGAAGGCCTAATATTTGAA GTGGTAAATGGGCCAGAAAGGGTTACAGACTGGAAGGTGAAATTTGCTGCCCTTATTGAAGGCACTGTAGTATCACAATGA
- the LOC121976673 gene encoding uncharacterized protein LOC121976673, whose product MDGFFSDSDVLTKVALFALVQALVYLILSKSSTIFSDDRVRRSLSFRPARSVSVRRWLALLSDMPAGGEISPLAPRPPRREESLSSSDDVKKY is encoded by the coding sequence ATGGACGGCTTCTTCTCCGACTCTGACGTGCTGACGAAAGTGGCGCTGTTCGCTCTGGTTCAGGCTCTCGTCTATCTCATCCTCTCCAAGTCTTCCACCATTTTCTCCGACGACAGGGTGAGGAGAAGCCTCAGCTTCCGACCGGCACGCTCCGTCAGCGTCCGCCGCTGGCTGGCCTTGCTTTCCGACATGCCTGCCGGCGGCGAGATCTCACCGTTGGCGCCGAggcctcctcgacgagaggaatcGCTGTCGTCGTCCGACGACGTGAAGAAATATTGA
- the LOC121976670 gene encoding zinc-finger homeodomain protein 11-like, translating to MVMEGHEGVREVYKECMRNHSLRHGAGYTVDGCCRFIPASGDRQLQCGACGCHRNFHRTDFCVAGTLPGRSERRRPRARFSEEQKQRMARCAERLGWKIPRGRARAGGEEEDQVSRFCRGIGVTRQAFKVWMHNHKGSASSAPAAAALVASSEATARGRAAMNGGVEEVIKIGDEAMEDEEEAKDLD from the coding sequence ATGGTGATGGAGGGTCATGAGGGCGTGAGGGAGGTGTATAAAGAGTGCATGAGGAACCACTCGCTGAGGCACGGCGCCGGCTACACCGTGGACGGCTGTTGCAGGTTCATTCCGGCGTCCGGAGACCGCCAGCTGCAGTGCGGCGCGTGCGGCTGCCACCGCAACTTCCACCGCACGGACTTCTGCGTCGCCGGCACCCTGCCTGGGCGGAGCGAGAGGCGGCGGCCGCGGGCGAGGTTTTCGGAGGAGCAGAAGCAGCGCATGGCTCGCTGCGCGGAGAGGCTTGGGTGGAAGATCCCGAGGGGCCGTGCCAGGGCCGGAGGCGAGGAGGAGGATCAGGTCTCGAGGTTCTGCCGCGGGATCGGGGTGACCAGGCAGGCGTTCAAGGTGTGGATGCACAACCACAAGGGCAGCGCCAGTTCTGCTCCGGCGGCGGCAGCGCTGGTGGCGTCATCAGAGGCCACCGCCCGAGGCAGAGCGGCTATGAACGGAGGAGTGGAGGAGGTGATCAAGATCGGGGACGAGGCGATGGAGGACGAGGAGGAGGCAAAGGATCTGGattga